DNA sequence from the Phycisphaerae bacterium genome:
CTGAAGACGGTCATGAGCAGCCGACGGGGGCACTAATGCACAATGGCCACGGCACACGGGGCATAGGCCAGCACCCACTTCGCTTCAGCGCGGGACATCAATCGCTCGTACCAATCACCGCCATGAATCGACATGACGATCAGATCAACTCCCTGCGCCGCCGCTTCACGAACGACGTGGGGGGCCGGGCGACCGACGAGGGCCTTGGTTTCTAAGGAGATACCACTGGACTTCGCGACCTCATGCATCCCCATGAATGCCACGTCAAAGTGCTCGGTGCCTGATCCCATTCGCCCCACCATCTCGAGCGCTGTTGTTGGGGCCCCCGAGGGCGTGACTACCGCCAGCACGGAGACGGTTGGCCGGCAACCAACTTGCAGCACCCCCTCCCCAGGGCCGGCCCGAGACCGGTTCGTGAGGAAAACTCACAGG
Encoded proteins:
- a CDS encoding universal stress protein gives rise to the protein MGSGTEHFDVAFMGMHEVAKSSGISLETKALVGRPAPHVVREAAAQGVDLIVMSIHGGDWYERLMSRAEAKWVLAYAPCAVAIVH